From a single Labrenzia sp. PHM005 genomic region:
- a CDS encoding aldehyde dehydrogenase (NADP(+)), giving the protein MFIGKHLVAGDWVAGDDTFENAPVSGNVDRFSVGTPEHVAAAVEAAEDAFWSFGYSSRESRAELLNAIADHIDARGNDITAIGTRETGLPEARLIGERGRTVGQLRLFANHIEAGEYLDRRHDVALPDRLPLPRPDLKMVQRPIGPVAVFGASNFPLAFSTAGGDTAAALAAGCPVVVKGHSAHPGVSDIVAQAVLAAIRQCDVHPGVFSQVQGGNRAVGTALVQHPLIKAVGFTGSLGGGRTLFDLCASRPEPIPFFGELGSVNPVFLLDHALQNRGTEIAAGWAGSLTMGAGQFCTNPGILILKEGPDAESFVATAAENLAKIGPQAMLTDGIASAFHNGTATMSEVATSVFCANCKGRNAGPVLLRTTASGLLANKALMHEVFGPLGLIVTVQNEAERLAIAKSLEGQLTCTLVLDAEDTDAAQSLVPVLERKAGRLLVNGFPTGVEVADTMVHGGPYPASTNFGATSVGTLSIRRFLRPVCYQNMPDALLPMDLA; this is encoded by the coding sequence ATGTTTATTGGAAAACACCTTGTTGCAGGTGATTGGGTCGCAGGCGACGACACATTTGAAAACGCGCCGGTATCAGGAAACGTTGACCGGTTTTCGGTCGGCACTCCCGAGCATGTGGCCGCTGCGGTGGAGGCTGCGGAAGACGCCTTCTGGAGCTTTGGCTACAGTTCCCGCGAAAGCCGGGCAGAGCTCTTGAACGCAATCGCCGACCATATCGATGCTCGCGGTAACGACATCACGGCAATCGGCACGAGGGAAACCGGGCTGCCGGAAGCCCGGTTAATCGGTGAACGGGGCCGGACTGTCGGGCAGCTACGTTTGTTTGCCAATCACATTGAAGCTGGAGAATACCTAGACCGCCGCCATGATGTCGCATTGCCAGACCGCCTGCCATTACCGCGTCCCGACCTGAAAATGGTTCAAAGACCAATCGGCCCGGTCGCCGTTTTTGGCGCGTCGAATTTCCCGCTCGCCTTCTCGACTGCGGGCGGAGATACGGCAGCGGCTCTGGCCGCAGGCTGTCCAGTTGTGGTCAAAGGTCACTCGGCCCATCCCGGTGTCAGTGACATCGTTGCTCAGGCCGTCTTGGCAGCCATCCGGCAATGCGATGTGCACCCGGGCGTATTCAGTCAGGTCCAGGGCGGCAACCGGGCGGTCGGCACGGCCCTTGTCCAGCATCCCCTGATCAAGGCTGTCGGCTTTACTGGCTCGCTCGGTGGAGGCCGCACTCTTTTTGATCTGTGCGCCAGCAGGCCGGAACCCATTCCGTTCTTTGGTGAACTGGGATCCGTTAATCCGGTCTTTTTGCTGGATCATGCATTGCAAAACCGAGGGACCGAGATTGCGGCCGGTTGGGCAGGGTCGCTCACGATGGGTGCCGGCCAGTTCTGCACCAACCCCGGCATCTTGATCCTTAAGGAAGGACCGGACGCGGAATCTTTTGTAGCAACGGCTGCTGAGAACCTTGCCAAAATTGGACCGCAAGCCATGCTGACGGACGGTATTGCAAGTGCGTTTCACAATGGAACCGCTACCATGAGCGAAGTCGCAACCAGCGTGTTCTGCGCCAATTGTAAAGGCCGCAACGCCGGACCCGTACTGTTGCGCACAACGGCAAGCGGACTTCTCGCCAACAAGGCGCTAATGCACGAAGTCTTTGGACCACTAGGTTTGATTGTGACCGTGCAGAACGAGGCTGAGCGTCTTGCCATCGCCAAATCACTTGAGGGGCAGTTAACCTGTACGCTTGTTCTTGATGCGGAAGACACCGATGCTGCGCAATCGCTCGTGCCTGTTCTAGAGCGCAAGGCTGGACGCCTTCTGGTCAACGGCTTCCCGACGGGCGTTGAAGTTGCTGATACGATGGTTCATGGAGGCCCCTATCCAGCCTCGACAAACTTTGGCGCTACATCTGTGGGCACCTTGTCGATCCGGCGTTTCCTGCGCCCGGTCTGCTATCAGAACATGCCAGATGCGTTGTTGCCGATGGATCTGGCGTAG
- a CDS encoding glutathione S-transferase family protein, translating into MIDLYTWTTPNGRKVSILLEELGIDYNAHPINIGQGDQKTPEFLEISPNNKIPAIVDQDNGLQLMESGAIMIYLADKYGKFLAADGEQRTRTIEWLMWQMGGLGPMLGQAHHYLHFNPGKAEYAEDRFRTEVRRLYGVLDKRLEGRDYIVDDYSIADMACWPWISRYEWQQINLAEFPNVQAWYKRVLERPAVQKGYHVPKVMGEIPAG; encoded by the coding sequence GTGATCGATCTCTACACCTGGACCACACCGAACGGCCGGAAAGTCTCCATTCTTCTTGAGGAACTGGGTATCGACTACAACGCTCATCCGATCAACATCGGTCAGGGTGACCAGAAAACACCGGAGTTTCTGGAAATCAGTCCGAACAACAAGATCCCAGCGATTGTTGACCAGGACAACGGTCTACAGCTTATGGAATCCGGGGCCATCATGATTTACCTGGCAGACAAATATGGCAAGTTTCTCGCAGCCGATGGCGAACAACGGACACGCACCATCGAGTGGCTGATGTGGCAAATGGGCGGTCTTGGGCCAATGCTGGGCCAGGCGCATCACTACCTTCATTTCAATCCCGGTAAAGCCGAATACGCCGAAGACCGCTTTCGCACGGAAGTCCGGCGACTTTACGGAGTTTTGGACAAGCGCCTGGAAGGCCGCGACTACATTGTCGACGACTACTCTATCGCCGATATGGCCTGTTGGCCGTGGATTTCCCGCTATGAGTGGCAGCAGATCAACCTAGCTGAATTCCCGAATGTCCAAGCCTGGTACAAACGCGTTCTTGAACGCCCTGCGGTCCAAAAGGGCTACCACGTGCCGAAAGTCATGGGCGAGATCCCTGCAGGTTAA
- a CDS encoding NIPSNAP family protein, translated as MIVEQRTYTLNIGAVPDYLKLYEEEGLAIQRPVLGRMVGYFSTDIGQLHQIIHMWAYKDLAERSERRAKLTADPRWKEYAIKTRKFQISQENKILIPAPFSPWAQDNPALDMAANNG; from the coding sequence ATGATTGTCGAACAACGCACCTACACGCTCAACATCGGTGCTGTACCTGATTACCTCAAGCTCTACGAAGAAGAAGGCCTTGCCATTCAGCGACCGGTCCTGGGGCGCATGGTAGGTTATTTCTCAACCGATATCGGCCAGCTGCACCAGATCATTCACATGTGGGCTTACAAGGATCTGGCGGAGCGGTCGGAACGCCGCGCAAAATTGACGGCCGATCCCCGCTGGAAAGAATATGCGATCAAGACCCGGAAATTTCAGATCAGTCAGGAAAACAAGATCCTGATCCCGGCCCCTTTCAGTCCGTGGGCTCAGGACAATCCGGCACTGGACATGGCTGCAAACAACGGCTGA
- a CDS encoding thiamine pyrophosphate-binding protein, giving the protein MSKALENKTLADAAMPLRSGGRILADQLALLGADKIFCVPGESFLGLLEGLYAHQNDVQVITCRHESGAANMADAYGKMTGKPGIVAVTRGPGATNASNGVHTAYQDSTPMIVLVGQVGREMMDREAFQEMDYRRMFGEMAKWVAQIDDARRIPEYLSRAWKVALSGRPGPVVLALPEDMLTEEVATVDLKPTPLPVAAPQPSAMADLEKMLQAAKKPLLVVGGPGWNKACCDKAIALSERFGLPVAASFRCQDYFDNSHENYVGVIGIAPSPKLRKRVMEEADLMIAIGPRFGEMTTQGYTLLDIPTPQMKLVHIHPGAEELGQVYAPELSIVSSAEAFLDAALKLEPADCASRWADWRKDQNADYRSFIEPTTVPGKVNMADVIRHVTETMPPDTIVANGAGNYTVWVHRFHQHADYRTQLAPTSGSMGYSQPSAIAAKLIAPAREVISFAGDGCFMMAGQELATAKQYGADVIYIVVNNGMFGTIRMHQERNHPGHVIATELVNPDFVTYARAFGIEGERITDTEAFPAALARARTSKGGYLIEIVVDPEALTPSQSLSDARRQGEAALAH; this is encoded by the coding sequence ATGTCCAAAGCACTGGAAAACAAAACGCTTGCCGATGCTGCGATGCCTCTGCGCAGCGGAGGACGCATACTTGCCGACCAGCTCGCCTTGTTGGGTGCGGACAAGATCTTTTGTGTTCCAGGCGAGAGTTTTCTGGGCCTGCTGGAAGGCTTGTACGCACATCAGAACGACGTGCAAGTCATCACCTGCCGGCACGAGTCTGGTGCTGCAAACATGGCGGACGCCTATGGCAAGATGACCGGCAAACCCGGCATTGTCGCTGTAACCCGCGGTCCAGGCGCAACAAACGCCTCCAACGGAGTTCACACTGCTTATCAGGATTCTACACCGATGATTGTTCTTGTCGGGCAGGTCGGACGGGAGATGATGGACCGTGAAGCCTTCCAGGAAATGGACTACCGGCGCATGTTTGGCGAGATGGCCAAGTGGGTTGCCCAGATCGACGATGCACGGCGCATTCCCGAGTATCTGTCCCGCGCTTGGAAGGTGGCACTTTCCGGTCGGCCTGGGCCCGTTGTCCTCGCCTTGCCAGAAGACATGCTAACCGAGGAGGTCGCAACTGTTGACCTAAAACCAACGCCTCTTCCCGTGGCAGCCCCTCAGCCGTCTGCGATGGCCGATCTGGAGAAGATGCTCCAGGCCGCAAAAAAGCCGTTGCTGGTTGTCGGCGGCCCTGGCTGGAACAAGGCGTGTTGCGACAAGGCCATTGCCTTGTCTGAAAGGTTTGGCCTTCCGGTAGCGGCATCCTTCCGGTGTCAGGACTATTTCGACAATAGCCACGAAAACTATGTTGGAGTTATCGGAATTGCCCCGTCACCCAAGTTGCGCAAGCGGGTCATGGAAGAAGCTGATCTCATGATCGCAATCGGACCGCGATTTGGGGAGATGACCACGCAAGGCTACACCTTGCTTGATATCCCAACTCCACAAATGAAGCTGGTTCACATTCATCCGGGCGCGGAAGAACTTGGTCAGGTCTATGCACCGGAGCTGTCGATCGTCTCTTCTGCGGAAGCATTTCTTGATGCCGCTCTCAAGTTGGAGCCAGCGGATTGTGCAAGCCGCTGGGCGGATTGGCGTAAAGACCAAAACGCCGACTATCGCAGTTTTATCGAGCCCACCACGGTTCCAGGCAAAGTCAACATGGCCGATGTTATCCGGCACGTGACCGAGACTATGCCGCCGGATACAATCGTTGCCAATGGTGCGGGAAACTACACTGTCTGGGTCCACCGGTTCCACCAGCACGCCGATTACCGCACCCAACTGGCCCCGACCAGTGGATCCATGGGCTATAGCCAACCTTCAGCGATTGCGGCCAAGCTGATCGCCCCCGCGCGGGAAGTCATAAGTTTCGCCGGTGACGGATGTTTCATGATGGCAGGCCAGGAATTGGCCACCGCCAAACAATATGGCGCCGACGTCATCTACATCGTTGTCAACAATGGCATGTTCGGCACCATTCGGATGCACCAGGAACGCAACCACCCCGGTCATGTAATTGCGACCGAGTTGGTCAACCCGGACTTCGTCACCTACGCAAGAGCATTCGGAATTGAAGGGGAACGGATTACGGACACGGAGGCCTTCCCGGCAGCCTTGGCCCGGGCGCGAACATCCAAAGGCGGGTACCTGATCGAAATCGTCGTCGATCCGGAAGCACTGACACCAAGCCAGTCTTTGAGCGATGCCCGCAGACAAGGCGAAGCTGCGCTGGCTCATTAA
- a CDS encoding SDR family oxidoreductase, producing the protein MDLGIRGKTALVLGASQGLGRAIAEKLAEEGANVILTARSADKLQALAAELSEKYGVSASPIAVDFSDSDAVNSFCARVSNEIKPDILLNNAGGPPPSPSLGVSGDIWQRSAQMLLFSLFQITEAAVSSMKERKWGRILAIGSSGVIQPIPNLAVSNTIRGAMAGFCKTLSAEVAGDGITVNMILPGKIDTDRVGQLDTARADREGKTLDQVRTEIAASLPAKRYGRPEEFASVAAFLLSDPAGYVTGQMTRVDGGMIKSI; encoded by the coding sequence ATGGATTTGGGTATCCGCGGCAAGACCGCACTGGTTCTTGGGGCTTCCCAAGGGCTCGGCCGCGCCATTGCCGAGAAGCTGGCTGAAGAAGGTGCCAACGTCATACTAACGGCCCGCAGCGCAGACAAGTTGCAGGCCCTAGCTGCCGAGCTGTCGGAAAAGTACGGCGTTTCCGCTTCCCCCATCGCAGTTGACTTCTCGGACTCTGATGCAGTCAACAGTTTCTGCGCTAGGGTCAGCAATGAAATCAAACCTGATATCCTGTTGAACAATGCTGGTGGACCTCCGCCGTCTCCATCTCTCGGAGTGTCCGGTGACATCTGGCAACGGTCTGCTCAAATGCTTCTGTTCAGCCTGTTTCAGATCACCGAAGCAGCTGTATCCTCGATGAAGGAACGCAAGTGGGGCCGTATTCTTGCAATCGGTTCGTCCGGCGTCATCCAGCCTATCCCCAATCTGGCCGTCTCCAACACAATTCGAGGTGCAATGGCCGGTTTTTGCAAGACCTTGTCGGCTGAGGTCGCTGGCGACGGAATCACAGTCAACATGATCCTTCCAGGCAAGATTGATACCGACCGTGTTGGTCAGCTGGACACAGCACGCGCCGATCGTGAAGGCAAGACCTTGGATCAAGTTCGCACCGAAATCGCAGCTTCCCTGCCGGCAAAACGCTATGGCCGGCCGGAGGAGTTTGCCAGCGTTGCAGCGTTCTTATTGAGCGACCCGGCCGGGTATGTGACCGGACAAATGACCCGCGTCGACGGCGGCATGATCAAAAGCATCTAA
- a CDS encoding tripartite tricarboxylate transporter permease — translation MGLFENLATAAPELFTIKTMILMMVGTMAGLVAGAIPGFTIAMAVVLVLPFTFSMTPVEGLATMIAVYVGGLSGGLMSGILTGIPGTPSSVATTFDGYPMARGGKPGLALGIGVWASFFGGVIASIVLMIVAPQLALIGLEFQPVDYFSLILFALTVTASMAGDQILKGLMAALLGLLISTVGNDVVFGLPRFTFGVDPAAQGFAFLPVLVGLFAFSRLLGDVRTSEKAHQRLGGNEAHAVHIDYLGSAREVIRRWGNIVRSSLIGVFVGVLPAAGSTISNILAYDQAKKTSKDSDKFGSGAIDGIIAPESANNATAGGALIVMMALGLPGDIMTAIMLGALLIHDVIPSPSFITDEPQIAYSIFLAFFVANFMMLFMQSFTLRAFVLVTKVKMYMLTAVILFYCSVGIFALNNITYDMWTLFIFGIIGFVIRALGFPIVPMVLGVVLGGIAEARLSQVFARSDDIMVFISRPWSLFFLLLGCFSLLFPYYQKHMKTAVWARFFVPALLIVQSIPVFMMPGIVRPSVAIVMALTGAVMVAYRLKNGGKAPEAEQINQTS, via the coding sequence ATGGGTCTCTTTGAAAATCTGGCGACAGCAGCGCCCGAACTCTTCACCATAAAGACAATGATCTTGATGATGGTCGGTACGATGGCCGGACTGGTTGCCGGTGCCATACCCGGCTTTACCATCGCCATGGCAGTCGTGCTGGTGTTGCCCTTCACCTTCTCCATGACCCCGGTCGAAGGTTTGGCAACCATGATCGCCGTCTATGTTGGCGGCCTGTCGGGTGGCCTGATGTCCGGTATATTGACCGGAATTCCCGGAACGCCCTCATCGGTCGCAACAACCTTTGACGGTTATCCAATGGCGCGAGGCGGCAAACCAGGTCTGGCACTGGGTATCGGGGTGTGGGCATCTTTCTTCGGTGGTGTCATTGCGTCCATCGTCTTGATGATCGTTGCCCCGCAACTGGCGCTCATCGGCCTTGAGTTTCAACCCGTCGATTATTTCTCGCTGATCCTATTCGCCCTGACCGTGACTGCCAGTATGGCCGGTGACCAGATCCTCAAGGGGCTGATGGCGGCACTCTTGGGGTTGCTGATTTCAACCGTCGGCAATGACGTTGTCTTTGGCTTGCCACGCTTCACCTTCGGGGTGGACCCAGCTGCTCAGGGATTTGCCTTCCTGCCGGTGCTTGTTGGCCTGTTTGCCTTCAGCCGGCTGCTTGGTGATGTCCGGACGTCCGAAAAAGCGCATCAACGCCTCGGCGGCAACGAAGCTCATGCCGTTCATATCGATTACTTGGGATCTGCGCGCGAGGTCATCAGACGCTGGGGCAATATTGTCCGCTCCTCCCTGATCGGCGTATTTGTCGGCGTCCTGCCCGCAGCGGGCAGCACGATCTCCAATATCCTCGCTTATGATCAGGCCAAGAAGACCAGTAAAGATTCCGACAAATTTGGTTCGGGTGCAATCGACGGGATCATTGCGCCGGAATCTGCGAACAATGCAACGGCCGGCGGAGCGTTGATCGTTATGATGGCGCTAGGGTTGCCGGGCGACATCATGACAGCAATCATGCTCGGCGCCCTACTGATCCACGATGTGATCCCGAGCCCATCGTTTATCACTGACGAGCCACAGATTGCCTATTCGATCTTCCTGGCATTCTTCGTCGCCAACTTCATGATGCTGTTTATGCAGTCCTTCACGCTCAGAGCTTTTGTGCTCGTGACCAAGGTGAAGATGTACATGCTGACCGCCGTGATCCTGTTCTATTGCTCGGTCGGCATCTTTGCCCTGAACAACATCACCTACGATATGTGGACGCTGTTCATCTTTGGCATCATCGGCTTTGTCATACGCGCTCTTGGGTTCCCGATTGTGCCGATGGTACTGGGGGTCGTGCTGGGTGGCATCGCAGAAGCAAGGCTGAGCCAAGTGTTTGCACGGTCAGATGACATCATGGTGTTCATCAGCCGGCCATGGTCACTGTTCTTCCTGCTTCTCGGGTGTTTCTCTCTTCTTTTCCCTTACTACCAAAAGCACATGAAAACAGCGGTATGGGCCCGGTTCTTCGTGCCTGCCCTGCTGATTGTTCAATCCATCCCAGTGTTCATGATGCCTGGCATCGTTCGTCCCTCCGTTGCCATCGTGATGGCTCTGACCGGGGCGGTGATGGTGGCCTACCGGCTCAAAAACGGCGGCAAGGCGCCTGAGGCCGAACAGATCAATCAGACAAGTTAA
- a CDS encoding tripartite tricarboxylate transporter TctB family protein yields MTLNRDTFVAVFFLLLCAVMFIASMNLPEAMFGQMSPALWPRIILVPLTLLSALLLVQSQRGVVDTKAEEKSSLRGLWDHNRNPIICFSLFSLFLVSMPVAGMLLGGLVYVFLTLNVLGGWKPKQLALHAAISLFFVVGMWAIFTQLLGVLLPEGEILRVY; encoded by the coding sequence ATGACACTCAACCGAGACACCTTCGTTGCGGTCTTCTTTCTGCTGCTTTGCGCCGTGATGTTCATTGCATCCATGAATCTGCCGGAAGCTATGTTCGGGCAGATGTCCCCAGCATTGTGGCCCCGCATCATTCTGGTGCCCCTGACCCTGCTCTCAGCTTTGCTTCTGGTCCAGTCGCAACGGGGCGTGGTGGACACGAAAGCTGAGGAAAAATCAAGCCTGCGCGGTTTGTGGGATCATAATCGTAATCCGATCATCTGCTTTTCACTCTTCTCTTTATTCCTGGTTTCAATGCCGGTTGCCGGCATGTTGCTGGGCGGCCTGGTCTACGTGTTCCTCACTTTGAATGTGCTCGGCGGCTGGAAACCCAAACAACTTGCTCTTCACGCTGCCATCTCGCTGTTTTTCGTGGTCGGCATGTGGGCGATCTTCACTCAATTGCTCGGCGTATTGCTGCCGGAAGGCGAAATTCTGAGGGTTTACTGA
- a CDS encoding tripartite tricarboxylate transporter substrate binding protein has protein sequence MNRKLVRTLLGGAAMMAAVVLGTSGTAQAVELPCSTAKLVVPWGAGGGTGVIFGIFEKAIDASDAPVKVKVVTVPGQGGAKGAKEAHAAKPDGCTLFAIHQHLVVNYINGVTDFSWDGFEPVAMLTDTPEIIGAGGHVEYEDLEGMLAAAKAKPGEIPTGVSMGATSHFLWIMLGAKTGTDFQYVPFQGGTAGRITGLLNGSIDLGGINMAAARTQRGDGKLKAFAIAADERNQLIPDVPTLKELGVDMTYSLTRGVMLPKGTPPEIVEYWANVFKKPTEDKEFVDAQAAKGTSVVYLGPDEYANWWKGTETEFLDAAKALKVGRFQ, from the coding sequence ATGAATAGGAAGCTCGTTCGTACACTCTTGGGTGGAGCCGCGATGATGGCGGCTGTTGTACTCGGGACATCTGGTACCGCGCAGGCTGTTGAACTGCCTTGCTCAACAGCGAAGCTGGTGGTGCCATGGGGCGCCGGTGGCGGTACAGGTGTAATCTTTGGGATTTTTGAAAAAGCCATCGACGCATCTGATGCACCGGTCAAGGTGAAGGTCGTGACTGTTCCGGGACAGGGTGGAGCAAAGGGAGCCAAGGAAGCCCATGCCGCCAAACCGGACGGGTGTACCCTATTTGCAATTCACCAGCATCTGGTCGTGAATTACATCAATGGAGTAACTGACTTCAGTTGGGATGGATTTGAGCCTGTTGCCATGTTGACAGATACGCCTGAAATTATCGGCGCTGGCGGGCATGTTGAATATGAAGATCTCGAGGGAATGTTGGCTGCGGCCAAGGCAAAGCCAGGTGAGATACCAACAGGCGTCTCAATGGGTGCAACAAGCCATTTCCTCTGGATCATGCTTGGTGCCAAGACAGGAACTGACTTTCAGTATGTGCCGTTCCAGGGCGGAACAGCCGGCCGAATTACTGGCCTTCTCAACGGGTCCATTGACCTTGGCGGCATCAACATGGCCGCAGCCCGGACCCAGCGCGGTGACGGGAAACTGAAGGCATTTGCCATTGCAGCCGATGAGCGCAATCAACTGATCCCGGATGTTCCGACCTTAAAAGAGCTTGGAGTCGACATGACCTACTCGCTGACACGCGGTGTCATGCTGCCAAAGGGCACACCGCCGGAGATCGTCGAGTACTGGGCCAATGTTTTCAAGAAGCCGACCGAAGACAAGGAGTTTGTCGACGCGCAGGCAGCCAAGGGTACATCTGTAGTCTACCTCGGTCCGGATGAATACGCCAATTGGTGGAAGGGAACCGAAACTGAGTTCCTGGATGCAGCAAAAGCCCTCAAAGTTGGCCGTTTTCAGTAG
- a CDS encoding LysR family transcriptional regulator, whose amino-acid sequence MDPELLTDMAVFAAVVEQNGFTTAAETLNMSKSNVSRRISALEDRLNLKLIHRTTRKIGVTESGRLYYEYCARLVAEGRAADAAMMAMTSSPSGLLNISLPETLGRSFILPLLPKFLENHPNIRLNVTFCNRKVDLIEERCDVAVRKGAIEDDTLCAVPLGASSQFLFAAPAYLKTSDVIQNPSDLEKHAFIASRTGFGPMKVDLRETSEVVSVTLLPRIGVRDHEAVLSLALAGMGVALLPAWLAREHVVSGELEEVLPKWRGPSVDFNAVFHPHRGMAPSLRVFIDFLKVQFKAHRPLEDGVMIASRPPRLTVVN is encoded by the coding sequence ATGGACCCGGAACTGCTGACCGATATGGCGGTCTTTGCGGCGGTCGTAGAGCAAAACGGCTTCACCACAGCTGCTGAAACGCTCAATATGTCGAAATCTAATGTCAGTCGCAGAATTTCAGCGCTCGAAGACCGGCTTAACCTCAAGCTGATCCATCGAACCACCCGGAAAATTGGTGTTACGGAAAGTGGCCGGCTCTACTACGAGTACTGTGCCCGGCTTGTAGCTGAAGGTCGTGCTGCCGATGCCGCAATGATGGCTATGACATCGTCACCAAGCGGACTGTTGAACATCAGCCTGCCAGAAACCCTGGGTCGCTCGTTTATTCTACCGCTGCTTCCCAAGTTTTTGGAAAATCACCCCAACATTCGACTCAATGTCACCTTCTGCAACAGAAAAGTCGACCTGATTGAAGAACGTTGCGACGTAGCTGTTCGAAAGGGCGCAATTGAAGACGATACCCTGTGTGCTGTCCCATTGGGCGCATCGAGTCAGTTTCTGTTTGCAGCTCCGGCCTACCTAAAAACCAGCGATGTTATCCAAAATCCTTCTGATCTAGAAAAGCACGCCTTTATCGCTAGTCGGACAGGCTTCGGGCCTATGAAGGTAGATTTGCGTGAAACGAGTGAGGTGGTTTCAGTTACGCTGCTTCCGCGTATCGGAGTTCGCGACCATGAGGCGGTTTTGAGTCTTGCTCTTGCCGGCATGGGGGTTGCGCTCTTGCCAGCCTGGTTGGCACGTGAACATGTTGTGTCTGGAGAGTTGGAGGAGGTTCTGCCGAAATGGCGAGGTCCTTCGGTCGACTTCAATGCGGTATTTCATCCTCATCGCGGAATGGCACCCAGCTTGCGGGTCTTCATTGATTTTCTAAAGGTTCAATTTAAAGCGCATAGGCCATTGGAAGATGGAGTAATGATCGCCTCGCGCCCACCGCGCTTAACAGTCGTAAACTAG
- a CDS encoding TRAP transporter substrate-binding protein, producing the protein MNKFAKLLTTAALCFGATAGVAMAETKLTISTWLPPKHSINTGMFEGLIDMMEEATGGEVTGELKHGLAPPPAQMDLIMDGAADIAIIFHGYQPGRFVGTKLIELPGYEGNAEAASVAYWRVHEAHLAKLGEHRGVKVISLNTHGPGQMHSNAEVTELAQLNGMKMRIGGGVAGDVGAALGVKGIRVPGPKVYETLASNAADGVAISIESRVGFKLTEVAKNVYQMPGGFYRGSFAVIMSQEAFDALSEDAQKALDEKVFGEPASRMMGKVWDDADAKGVAATQAAEDNAIHVANEADQAAFAKIAKEVTAKVLAELETAGVDAQAAHDMVKSEMAK; encoded by the coding sequence ATGAACAAGTTTGCGAAATTGCTGACGACCGCTGCGTTATGCTTCGGCGCCACGGCCGGTGTGGCGATGGCTGAAACCAAGCTGACCATTTCAACTTGGCTGCCGCCAAAACATTCCATTAACACCGGAATGTTTGAAGGGTTGATCGACATGATGGAAGAGGCCACTGGAGGCGAAGTTACCGGTGAGCTGAAGCACGGTCTGGCGCCGCCGCCGGCTCAGATGGATTTGATCATGGATGGTGCTGCCGATATCGCCATCATCTTTCACGGCTATCAGCCAGGGCGTTTTGTTGGCACCAAACTGATCGAATTGCCTGGATATGAAGGGAACGCTGAAGCGGCTTCTGTTGCCTATTGGCGTGTGCACGAAGCGCATTTGGCTAAGCTGGGCGAGCACCGCGGCGTGAAAGTGATTTCGCTGAATACCCATGGGCCTGGCCAGATGCACTCAAATGCCGAAGTGACCGAGCTGGCGCAGCTGAACGGCATGAAAATGCGCATTGGCGGCGGTGTTGCCGGCGATGTCGGAGCGGCTCTTGGTGTGAAAGGCATTCGCGTGCCGGGTCCGAAGGTTTACGAAACCCTGGCCTCCAATGCAGCCGATGGCGTGGCGATCTCGATCGAGAGCCGCGTTGGTTTCAAACTCACCGAAGTGGCCAAAAACGTCTATCAGATGCCCGGCGGTTTTTATCGTGGATCCTTTGCAGTGATCATGAGCCAGGAAGCGTTTGACGCCCTGTCGGAAGACGCGCAGAAGGCGCTTGATGAAAAGGTCTTTGGAGAACCTGCAAGCCGGATGATGGGCAAGGTCTGGGATGACGCGGACGCAAAGGGTGTTGCGGCCACTCAGGCTGCCGAAGACAACGCAATCCATGTCGCCAATGAGGCCGATCAGGCGGCATTCGCCAAGATCGCCAAAGAAGTGACTGCAAAGGTTTTGGCCGAATTGGAAACTGCGGGCGTCGACGCTCAGGCAGCTCACGATATGGTCAAATCTGAGATGGCCAAGTAA
- a CDS encoding TRAP transporter small permease produces MLSLSNLLKTVAMLPVFVAACSLFFLMVLTFFDVILRSVFNAPIEAATELTRMSMAITVFAVMPVVSGAGKHIYVDLLDGFFYRLRLNRVRDALICLGCGAMLWWPASRVVVLAERARSYGDMTEYLNIPVFYMTWFIAIMTYATMVVLILRGLAIIFAPQFLESEK; encoded by the coding sequence ATGCTCAGTCTATCCAATCTCCTTAAGACGGTGGCAATGCTGCCGGTCTTCGTGGCTGCCTGTTCTCTATTTTTTCTGATGGTTTTGACCTTTTTCGACGTAATCTTACGTTCCGTCTTCAATGCGCCCATTGAAGCGGCGACTGAGTTGACTCGGATGTCCATGGCAATCACCGTTTTTGCCGTCATGCCTGTGGTTTCCGGTGCCGGGAAGCATATCTACGTCGACCTCTTGGACGGTTTCTTTTACCGCCTGCGCCTGAACCGTGTGCGAGACGCGCTGATCTGCCTTGGGTGCGGAGCTATGCTATGGTGGCCCGCCAGCCGTGTCGTGGTTTTGGCGGAGCGTGCACGGTCCTACGGGGATATGACTGAGTATCTTAATATCCCGGTATTCTACATGACCTGGTTCATCGCAATCATGACATACGCGACAATGGTGGTCCTTATTCTGCGTGGACTGGCCATCATTTTTGCCCCTCAGTTCCTGGAGAGCGAAAAATGA